Proteins encoded by one window of Conger conger chromosome 1, fConCon1.1, whole genome shotgun sequence:
- the LOC133128534 gene encoding vascular cell adhesion protein 1-like isoform X1: MSPCLLDSPPKPKLTTEEVAVMEGTSVSLSCSAAAPCPKLPPNLTWTPRLSESVDQLQENEDKTTSVSSVLTFTASHLHHGQKIICRALYTLQQGGNQTSEASLTLRVLYAPKNTSVSVSPSGSVLEGSSVTLTCSSKASPPVQNYTWYRVNGTEMNIVGTGQNLTFNVTESSGSEQYYCEAQNKHGKENSTTVLLNVIYMPQISGSGSCSRTAAEISCSCESRGNPSPSMEWRVSGLRVTNSTDRVIREEQLGNTGLRSSLTMRHSQRDTATLLCLSTNALGTSSLQLHVPSPQQQSGLNITSLLIGAAAGVGAMMVIFLIKKAIQKQARKKTDSQCCERKETEGSPPPAEEDPVYANHAMATTQPRDPQLGGTDPQPLAEDRNKAELENMHYASIKHSPRSVETQGQDAREGAAGHGDDVVYSQVALKKKT; encoded by the exons ATGTCTCCATGTCTCCTAGACTCTCCACCCAAACCCAAGTTAACCACAGAGGAGGTGGCGGTGATGGAGGGGACCTCTGTGAGTTTGAGCTGCTCTGCTGCAGCcccctgtcccaaactcccaCCAAATCTGACATGGACCCCCAGACTAAGTGAGAGTGTGGATCAACTGCAAGAGAATGAGGATAAAAccacatctgtgtcttctgttcTGACCTTCACTGCTTCCCACCTCCACCATGGGCAGAAGATCATCTGCAGGGCACTTTACACACTGCAACAAGGAGGCAATCAGACGTCTGAGGCCAGTCTGACTCTCAGAGTTCTAT ATGCTCCTAAGAAcacctcagtgtcagtcagtccctctggttcagtgttagagggcagctcagtgactttgacatgCAGCAGTAAAGCCAgcccaccagtgcagaactaCACCTGGTATAGAGTGAATGGGACAGAGATGAACATTGTAGGAACTGGACAGAATCTCACCTTCAATGTGACTGAGTCCAGTGGCAGtgaacagtactactgtgaagcACAGAATAAACATGGCAAGGAGAACTCAACAACTGTACTGCTGAATGTGATAT acatgcctcAGATCTCTGGCTCTGGGAGCTgcagcagaactgcagcagaGATCAGCTGCTCCTGTGAGAGCCGTGGGAATCCCTCTCCCAGCATGGAGTGGCGTGTGTCTGGACTGCGGGTCACTAACTCTACTGACAGAGTCATCAGGGAGGAGCAGCTGGGGAACACAGGCCTGAGGAGCTCCCTCACCATGCGccactcacagagagacacggcCACTCTCCTCTGCCTCAGTACCAATGCTCTCGGCACCTCCAGCCTCCAGCTCCACGTCCCGTCTCCACAGCAACAGTCAG GTTTGAACATTACCTCACTGTTGATTGGTGCAGCTGCTGGTGTTGGTGCCATGATGGTTATATTCCTCATCAAGAAGGCCATTCAAAAGCAGGCCAG GAAAAAGACGGACAGCCAGTGTTGTGAAAGGAAGGAAACTGAAGGG AGTCCTCCCCCAGCAGAAGAAGACCCAGTCTACGCCAACCATGCCATGGCAACCACCCAACCCAGGGACCCACAGCTGGGAGGAACAGACCCACAGCCCCTGGCAGAGGACCGAAACAAGGCAGAGCTGGAAAACATGCATTACGCCTCGATAAAGCACTCCCCCCGCTCCgtggagacacagggccaggATGCCCGTGAAGGAGCCGCAGGTCACGGTGACGATGTGGTCTATTCACAGGTGGCCCTGAAGAAGAAAACCTAG
- the LOC133128534 gene encoding sialic acid-binding Ig-like lectin 11 isoform X2, protein MSPCLLDSPPKPKLTTEEVAVMEGTSVSLSCSAAAPCPKLPPNLTWTPRLSESVDQLQENEDKTTSVSSVLTFTASHLHHGQKIICRALYTLQQGGNQTSEASLTLRVLYMPQISGSGSCSRTAAEISCSCESRGNPSPSMEWRVSGLRVTNSTDRVIREEQLGNTGLRSSLTMRHSQRDTATLLCLSTNALGTSSLQLHVPSPQQQSGLNITSLLIGAAAGVGAMMVIFLIKKAIQKQARKKTDSQCCERKETEGSPPPAEEDPVYANHAMATTQPRDPQLGGTDPQPLAEDRNKAELENMHYASIKHSPRSVETQGQDAREGAAGHGDDVVYSQVALKKKT, encoded by the exons ATGTCTCCATGTCTCCTAGACTCTCCACCCAAACCCAAGTTAACCACAGAGGAGGTGGCGGTGATGGAGGGGACCTCTGTGAGTTTGAGCTGCTCTGCTGCAGCcccctgtcccaaactcccaCCAAATCTGACATGGACCCCCAGACTAAGTGAGAGTGTGGATCAACTGCAAGAGAATGAGGATAAAAccacatctgtgtcttctgttcTGACCTTCACTGCTTCCCACCTCCACCATGGGCAGAAGATCATCTGCAGGGCACTTTACACACTGCAACAAGGAGGCAATCAGACGTCTGAGGCCAGTCTGACTCTCAGAGTTCTAT acatgcctcAGATCTCTGGCTCTGGGAGCTgcagcagaactgcagcagaGATCAGCTGCTCCTGTGAGAGCCGTGGGAATCCCTCTCCCAGCATGGAGTGGCGTGTGTCTGGACTGCGGGTCACTAACTCTACTGACAGAGTCATCAGGGAGGAGCAGCTGGGGAACACAGGCCTGAGGAGCTCCCTCACCATGCGccactcacagagagacacggcCACTCTCCTCTGCCTCAGTACCAATGCTCTCGGCACCTCCAGCCTCCAGCTCCACGTCCCGTCTCCACAGCAACAGTCAG GTTTGAACATTACCTCACTGTTGATTGGTGCAGCTGCTGGTGTTGGTGCCATGATGGTTATATTCCTCATCAAGAAGGCCATTCAAAAGCAGGCCAG GAAAAAGACGGACAGCCAGTGTTGTGAAAGGAAGGAAACTGAAGGG AGTCCTCCCCCAGCAGAAGAAGACCCAGTCTACGCCAACCATGCCATGGCAACCACCCAACCCAGGGACCCACAGCTGGGAGGAACAGACCCACAGCCCCTGGCAGAGGACCGAAACAAGGCAGAGCTGGAAAACATGCATTACGCCTCGATAAAGCACTCCCCCCGCTCCgtggagacacagggccaggATGCCCGTGAAGGAGCCGCAGGTCACGGTGACGATGTGGTCTATTCACAGGTGGCCCTGAAGAAGAAAACCTAG
- the LOC133128605 gene encoding myelin-associated glycoprotein-like: protein MIGAERLILIGCLLQGALGREWAVWMPQSIEALSGSCVLIPCGFEIPSEYDPDMAQCTQTVKGMWSKGGTLLFDSSRQSGPPLQGKIAENLAQKNCTTVLENLPLSHSGQYNFRLECNARLKATFSQPVEMNIKEHFRVRQPAVLN, encoded by the exons ATGATTGGAGCAGAGAGACTCATCCTCATTGGCTGCCTGCTGCAAG gagCCCTGGGCAGAGAGTGGGCAGTCTGGATGCCTCAGAGTATAGAAGCTCTGAGTGGATCCTGTGTGCTGATACCCTGCGGATTTGAGATCCCATCTGAATATGACCCAGACATGGCACAGTGTACACAAACAGTTAAAGGAATGTGGTCGAAGGGCGGAACTCTTTTGTTTGATTCCAGCAGGCAGTCCGGACCTCCTCTGCAGGGGAAGATTGCTGAAAACCTAGCACAGAAGAACTGCACTACAGTCCTGGAGAACCTTCCACTGAGTCATAGTGGTCAATATAACTTCAGATTAGAATGCAATGCAAGACTCAAAGCGACGTTTTCTCAACCTGTTGAAATGAATATCAAAG AACACTTCCGGGTACGGCAGCCTGCCGTATTAAACTGA
- the LOC133128534 gene encoding sialic acid-binding Ig-like lectin 10 isoform X3 translates to MNIVGTGQNLTFNVTESSGSEQYYCEAQNKHGKENSTTVLLNVIYMPQISGSGSCSRTAAEISCSCESRGNPSPSMEWRVSGLRVTNSTDRVIREEQLGNTGLRSSLTMRHSQRDTATLLCLSTNALGTSSLQLHVPSPQQQSGLNITSLLIGAAAGVGAMMVIFLIKKAIQKQARKKTDSQCCERKETEGSPPPAEEDPVYANHAMATTQPRDPQLGGTDPQPLAEDRNKAELENMHYASIKHSPRSVETQGQDAREGAAGHGDDVVYSQVALKKKT, encoded by the exons ATGAACATTGTAGGAACTGGACAGAATCTCACCTTCAATGTGACTGAGTCCAGTGGCAGtgaacagtactactgtgaagcACAGAATAAACATGGCAAGGAGAACTCAACAACTGTACTGCTGAATGTGATAT acatgcctcAGATCTCTGGCTCTGGGAGCTgcagcagaactgcagcagaGATCAGCTGCTCCTGTGAGAGCCGTGGGAATCCCTCTCCCAGCATGGAGTGGCGTGTGTCTGGACTGCGGGTCACTAACTCTACTGACAGAGTCATCAGGGAGGAGCAGCTGGGGAACACAGGCCTGAGGAGCTCCCTCACCATGCGccactcacagagagacacggcCACTCTCCTCTGCCTCAGTACCAATGCTCTCGGCACCTCCAGCCTCCAGCTCCACGTCCCGTCTCCACAGCAACAGTCAG GTTTGAACATTACCTCACTGTTGATTGGTGCAGCTGCTGGTGTTGGTGCCATGATGGTTATATTCCTCATCAAGAAGGCCATTCAAAAGCAGGCCAG GAAAAAGACGGACAGCCAGTGTTGTGAAAGGAAGGAAACTGAAGGG AGTCCTCCCCCAGCAGAAGAAGACCCAGTCTACGCCAACCATGCCATGGCAACCACCCAACCCAGGGACCCACAGCTGGGAGGAACAGACCCACAGCCCCTGGCAGAGGACCGAAACAAGGCAGAGCTGGAAAACATGCATTACGCCTCGATAAAGCACTCCCCCCGCTCCgtggagacacagggccaggATGCCCGTGAAGGAGCCGCAGGTCACGGTGACGATGTGGTCTATTCACAGGTGGCCCTGAAGAAGAAAACCTAG